A window of Streptomyces sp. DG1A-41 contains these coding sequences:
- the cpaB gene encoding Flp pilus assembly protein CpaB: MNSRQRRGVILLLLSVVCALGAFTGVLSVISDVKSKVGPEVTAYRLKSDVPPYTTLSTGQFEKIKMPERWLSDNAVTDLREIQGKIAVTKLQAGSLLQSDMIVRQPALQPGQQEVAIMIDAATGVAGKITPGSSVNVYATFEGKREGDPDQSKIIVTNAKVIDVGELTALKPDENNRTQQATDAVPITFALSALDAQRITYAESFAQRVRLALVAPGGDTTVPEQDRTYELAKDK, from the coding sequence ATGAATTCCCGTCAGCGCCGCGGCGTGATTCTCCTGCTCCTGTCGGTCGTCTGCGCCCTCGGCGCCTTCACCGGCGTGCTGTCCGTCATCAGTGACGTGAAGTCCAAGGTGGGCCCCGAGGTCACCGCCTACCGGCTGAAGTCCGACGTGCCGCCCTACACCACCCTCAGCACGGGCCAGTTCGAAAAGATCAAGATGCCCGAACGGTGGCTGTCCGACAACGCGGTCACCGACCTGCGCGAGATCCAGGGCAAGATCGCCGTGACCAAGCTGCAAGCGGGTTCCCTGCTCCAGTCCGACATGATCGTCCGCCAGCCGGCCCTCCAGCCCGGCCAGCAGGAGGTCGCCATCATGATCGACGCGGCGACCGGCGTGGCCGGCAAGATCACGCCCGGCTCCTCGGTCAACGTCTACGCCACCTTCGAGGGCAAGCGCGAGGGCGACCCCGACCAGTCGAAGATCATCGTGACCAACGCCAAGGTCATCGACGTCGGCGAACTCACCGCGCTGAAACCCGACGAGAACAACCGCACCCAGCAGGCCACCGACGCCGTCCCCATCACCTTCGCGCTGTCCGCCCTCGACGCCCAGCGCATCACCTACGCCGAGTCGTTCGCCCAGCGGGTCCGGCTCGCCCTGGTCGCGCCCGGCGGCGACACCACCGTCCCCGAGCAGGACCGGACGTACGAACTCGCGAAGGACAAGTGA